One window of Bactrocera tryoni isolate S06 chromosome 2, CSIRO_BtryS06_freeze2, whole genome shotgun sequence genomic DNA carries:
- the LOC120769714 gene encoding uncharacterized protein LOC120769714, translating to MRFEIYAMIIFGLFYFSEGKPCPEKTRPHKTRCEAYYKCFELPSKRHVWVPEKCESGLIYEHNLGLCVLPDDEWECTLGVGTRGSKVEAHADVTPTTITEIQNPKQITPTNKLKNADLHIINNKHEDDESDAAISSMNKGHSGNDVEVVIQNNINNEEEREALRDDIEIESSGDGVGELMEMDGFLQVENRENEDHEGEEHLIEDDENEINLETSTKKSKIDPKLTAHLQRLSQLIDGLKTQYQKDGEQQTDLRPDQLNAFLAHFNIQNKFNLIKPTFEANSKEKTDTTTTEAPESTTTYATYPMASKNKTLLQEHLDNKLKPETKVVLTNALPKRYDTTGYSNSQIVVNRPEGSVLFTLPHYGTDQSDYGHNSPKISEETLKTVLELSKQMIATQNVPKIIPNAGYYAQPLIQPLFLPASAFQAQTQQNPFAAYFNSNNNNKNQQVDYQENDNKFSQFSGTYNNQHKPLLRPASSYSQPSNTIIHNNVIPVHLLSTNSGEKEIVDSYGQSLGLYPPLNTKNHNGYQQNYGPTHTFVDQKFLASFTTERPQVSTTPTPSYVAQYAPSYATDLGATTARPNDYQPTSPTLTEYFSPSPHLSDNNVNKLFQSTDRYPTVQYDDLPRPLNLGRPSLFAPHIDTHKVKLRPNGHKIESMEIESDDYNDNQARPLPQLFTYNYDNDKADISNQYEEPNYSGGTGGNKHSYMPRPSAGATATRPTYTNAANKVKPYNTHTSSSLADGSQLVNMGGNFVSYDVFRNTILPLLGHTQTLNELNNVEVITCATGVRQPNTTDCTRYYVCSKKDGKVLSYSCPPYTAFNAQSRICDAQTYAACTPDAIISSYTVSENKRLQLEAYKALQDAKRRQEQALKAQNIASLLQKYGGQMQASMVDANEDAQGDDSNEKNILDAYVQQAAAMNVYSTTSKPTAAPVKKRKYYCKEGDKIADQTSANNYFVCYKNAQGMMKGHKMSCTKNLIFCSKNSMCTLAIKCA from the exons ATGCGTTTTGAAATATATGCGATGATAATATTTGGATTATTCTACTTTTCGGAAG GCAAGCCATGTCCGGAGAAGACGCGTCCACACAAAACACGCTGCGAGGCGTATTACAAATGCTTTGAGCTACCTTCTAAGCGTCATGTTTGGGTGCCTGAAAAATGTGAATCGGGCCTAATATATGAACACAATCTTGGACTATGTGTACTGCCCGACGATGAGTGGGAATGTACACTAGGAGTTGGTACACGCGGTAGCAAGGTAGAAGCTCATGCGGATGTTACGCCGACGACGATAACTGAAATACAAAATCCCAAACAAATAACACCAACAAACAAGCTCAAAAATGCAGatctacatataataaataataagcaCGAAGATGATGAATCGGATGCAGCAATATCTTCCATGAACAAAGGACACAGCGGAAATGATGTGGAGGTTgtgatacaaaataatataaacaacgAAGAAGAGAGGGAAGCGTTACGAGATGACATTGAAATTGAGTCTAGTGGAGATGGTGTTGGGGAGCTCATGGAAATGGATGGCTTTCTGCAAGTGGAAAATCGTGAAAACGAAGATCACGAAGGTGAGGAGCACCTCATCGAAGatgatgaaaatgaaataaacctCGAGACATCGACGAAAAAGTCAAAAATCGATCCAAAATTAACAGCACACTTACAGCGTTTGTCACAATTAATCGATGGACTGAAAACCCAATATCAGAAGGACGGAGAGCAGCAAACGGATTTGCGGCCCGATCAGTTAAATGCTTTCCTGGCacattttaatatacaaaacaaatttaatttgattaaacCTACTTTTGAGGcgaattcaaaagaaaaaaccgACACAACCACTACTGAGGCACCAGAGTCTACCACAACATATGCCACATATCCAATGgcttccaaaaataaaacacttttgCAAGAACATTTAGATAACAAACTTAAACCGGAAACAAAGGTTGTACTCACCAATGCGCTGCCGAAACGTTACGATACTACAGGATATTCGAACTCGCAAATTGTCGTAAATCGTCCCGAAGGCTCGGTACTCTTCACTTTGCCGCACTACGGTACCGATCAGTCCGATTATGGTCACAATTCACCAAAAATATCTGAGGAAACATTAAAAACAGTTTTAGAATTGTCTAAACAAATGATTGCCACACAAAACGTACCGAAAATAATACCGAACGCAGGCTATTACGCGCAGCCACTAATACAACCGCTCTTCTTGCCCGCTTCAGCATTTCAAGCGCAGACACAACAGAATCCTTTCGCGGCATACtttaatagcaacaataacaacaaaaatcagcAAGTGGATTATCAGGAAAACGATAACAAATTTAGCCAATTCTCTGGCACTTATAACAATCAGCATAAACCGCTACTGCGTCCGGCTAGTAGTTATAGCCAACCGAGTAATACCATCATACACAACAATGTCATACCGGTGCATCTGTTGTCCACGAACTCGGGTGAAAAGGAGATTGTAGACAGCTACGGACAGAGTTTAGGACTTTATCCGCCACTCAACACCAAAAATCACAACGGTTATCAACAAAACTATGGTCCAACACACACTTTCGTAGATCAGAAATTTTTAGCAAGCTTTACCACCGAGCGTCCGCAAGTCTCCACCACACCAACGCCCAGCTACGTGGCACAATATGCACCATCATATGCCACAGACTTGGGCGCGACCACCGCACGTCCCAACGACTATCAACCAACATCGCCAACACTTACCGAGTATTTTTCCCCGAGTCCACATTTAAGCGATAATAATGTTAATAAACTGTTTCAATCGACCGATCGCTATCCGACTGTACAATACGATGATCTGCCACGCCCATTAAATTTAGGACGCCCCTCACTCTTCGCGCCACACATCGACACACATAAAGTCAAGTTACGTCCAAATGGTCATAAAATCGAGAGCATGGAGATCGAATCGGACGATTATAATGACAATCAAGCGCGTCCACTGCCACAattgttcacctacaattaTGACAACGATAAAGCGGATataagcaatcaatatgaggAACCGAACTACAGTGGTGGCACCGGTGGTAACAAACACTCCTATATGCCGCGTCCGTCTGCAGGCGCTACCGCTACACGACCCACTTATACAAACGCTGCCAATAAGGTGAAGCCTTACAACACACACACTTCATCATCTCTCGCCGATGGCTCACAACTGGTCAATATGGGTGGCAATTTTGTTAGTTATGATGTTTTTCGAAACACAATATTACCGCTACTGGGGCACACACAAACGCTCAATGAATTAAACAATGTTGAAGTCATCACTTGCGCCACTGGCGTACGCCAACCGAACACCACCGACTGCACGCGCTATTATGTCTGCAGCAAGAAGGATGGCAAAGTACTATCCTACTCGTGTCCGCCATACACCGCTTTTAATGCACAATCGCGCATTTGCGATGCACAAACGTATGCTGCTTGCACGCCCGACGCGATCATCAGCAGCTATACAGTATCGGAGAATAAACGCTTGCAACTGGAAGCGTACAAAGCGCTGCAAGATGCCAAACGCCGGCAAGAGCAGGCTCTTAAAGCACAAAATATTGCAAGTCTATTGCAGAAATATGGTGGACAAATGCAAGCATCGATGGTGGACGCTAACGAAGATGCACAGGGCGATGATAGCAATGAGAAGAATATATTGGATGCTTATGTGCAGCAAGCGGCCGCGATGAATGTCTACAGCACAACGTCTAAGCCAACTGCAGCGCCTGTAAAGAAGCGTAAATACTATTGCAAAGAAGGTGATAAAATTGCAGATCAAACCTCAGCCAATAATTACTTTGTCTGCTACAAGAATGCGCAAGGTATGATGAAAGGCCACAAGATGAGTTGCACGAAGAATTTGATTTTCTGCTCGAAGAATTCCATGTGCACGCTGGCGATAAAATGCGCGTAG
- the LOC120769729 gene encoding vacuolar protein sorting-associated protein 52 homolog translates to MSATESNITEQLDNEEVREILKNTTDLRQYSRQIEKEFKDVENKSIEDYIAESQNIASLHNQIGECDDVLERMETMLMNFQSVLSNISSEITQLQKKSVAMSVQLTNRQSVKAQLSQFIEDMAVSEEMIAIIMETPVTEKDFGTQLNVLNHKLSLVKELSFKESKATGDVSEVLHKLRLKAMSKIRTYLLEQIYKFRKPMTNYQIPQNAMLKHKFFFEFILSNERQVAQEICSEYIDTMSKIYYSYFKSYSSRLTSLKFEESCTKDDLMGIEDNVSKGLFSKTTSLKHKSTIFTIGKRGEILNQQLEAPIIVPHAQLKNRYTFEALFRSEQYALVDNACREYLFVTEFFMVRSTQAQDLFNQIMGKTLTLMIKNLETNIQDCFDTIAMFLCIQLIFRYQLMCHKRCVPALDKYWDSLQAAIWPRFDHVFRLNIQSIRDCDPTKFSKEMGPHYITRRYAEFSAAIVGISEHFPNELVSRLLLELQNEVECFILRMAAIFLTRKEQLIYLINNYDLVLGVLMEHTRDNSKEAESFREQLNARSAEYVEEILAPHFGGIIQFVKECEHYFEKEQMDELRKQERRSLALVASFSANWKKSLEELNREVLLSFPSLLTGSQLLQLALASLVQYYHRFHKLLTPNARTQLTNIHVVMVEIKKYKSNY, encoded by the exons atGTCTGCGACGGAGTCCAATATAACGGAACAGTTGGACAATGAAGAGGTACGCGAAATACTCAAAAATACAACGGATCTGCGGCAGTATTCGCGTCAAATTGAAAAGGAATTTAAAGATGTAGAAAACAAGTCCATCGAAGACTACATTGCGGAATCTCAAAACATAGCTAGTCTACATAATCAGATTGGTGAATGTGATGATGTGTTGGAGCGCATGGAAACGATGTTGATGAATTTCCAAAGCGTACTGAGCAATATAAGTAGTGAAATAACACAACTGCAGAAAAAGTCGGTGGCAATGTCGGTGCAGCTAACAAATCGGCAATCGGTGAAGGCCCAACTATCACAATTTATAGAGGATATGGCCGTATCGGAGGAGATGATTGCAATTATAATGGAAACACCTGTGACGGAAAAGGACTTTGGCACACAACTGAATGTGCTGAATCATAAACTTTCACTAGTAAAAGAGTTGAGCTTCAAAGAGTCCAAAGCCACGGGAGACGTTAGTGAAGTTTTACATAAATTGCGCTTGAAGGCGATGTCGAAGATCAGAACCTACTTGCTagaacaaatatacaaatttcgcAAACCAATGACAAATTATCAAATTCCGCAAAACGCCATGTTGAAGCATAAATTCTTTTTCGAATTTATATTGTCGAATGAAAGGCAAGTGGCGCAAGAGATTTGCAGTGAATACATCGATACGATGAGTAAAATCTATTACAGCTATTTCAAG AGTTACTCCTCTCGCTTGACTAGTTTGAAATTTGAGGAGTCCTGCACAAAAGATGATCTTATGGGTATAGAGGATAATGTCTCAAAAGGATTATTCTCTAAAACGACAAGTTTGAAACATAAAAGCACAATCTTTACAATTGGTAAACGCGGCGAAATACTTAACCAGCAATTGGAAGCACCAATCATTGTGCCACATGCGCAGCTGAAAAATAGA TACACCTTTGAAGCTTTATTCCGCTCCGAGCAATATGCGCTCGTGGACAATGCTTGTCGTGAGTATTTATTTGTAACGGAATTCTTTATGGTGCGCAGCACGCAAGCACAAGATCTCTTCAACCAAATAATGGGCAAGACGCTAACGCTAATgatt aaaaacttgGAGACCAATATACAGGACTGCTTTGACACGATTGCCATGTTTCTTTGCATACAATTAATATTCCGTTATCAACTAATGTGTCACAAACGCTGCGTGCCCGCTTTGGATAa ATACTGGGACTCATTGCAAGCTGCAATTTGGCCACGTTTTGATCATGTATTCCgtttaaatatacaaagcatACGTGATTGTGATCCTACGAAATTCAGCAAGGAAATGGGACCACATTAT ATAACGCGCCGTTATGCTGAGTTTTCCGCCGCTATTGTAGGCATCTCGGAGCATTTCCCCAACGAGCTTGTCAGTCGTTTACTGCTCGAATTGCAGAATGAAGTAGAATGTTTCATACTGCGTATGGCCGCCATTTTTCTCACACGCAAAGAACAATTAATCTATCTTATAAACAATTACGATTTGGTGCTCGGTGTGCTGATGGAACATACACGCGACAATTCCAAAGAAGCCGAATCATTCCGCGAACAATTGAATGCACGCAGCGCCGAGTATGTGGAAGAAATATTAGCGCCACACTTTGGTGGCATCATACAATTTGTGAAAGAGTGTGAGCACTACTTCGAAAAGGAACAAATGGATGAATTGCGCAAACAGGAGCGACGTAGTCTGGCGTTAGTCGCTAGTTTCTCAGCCAATTGGAAAAAGTCACTGGAGGAGTTGAATCGCGAAGTATTACTCTCATTCCCATCACTGCTTACCGGTTCTCAACTGCTACAACTTGCATTGGCAAGTCTTGTGCAATACTACCATCGTTTTCACAAGTTGCTAACACCGAATGCGCGTACACAATTGACAAACATACATGTAGTAATggtggaaattaaaaaatataaaagtaattattaa